The Streptomyces rimosus genomic interval GTGGCGGCGCCCGCCCTGTGACCTTTCCCTCGTGGGATCTGCGTCTCTGGAAATACGGCGACCGCCCGCGCACCGTGGACGCATGACCACTTCCGCTGCCACCGCCACCACCGGGGCCCGGACCCGCACCGGCGGCCCCAAGGACGACTCCAACCTGCTGGAGCACATCGTCGGCTGGACGCTCGTCGTCGTCCTGGCCATGCTGCTGACCCAGACCGGCCTGGTCTGACGGCCGGGGCCCCCGCCCCGCCTCCCCTTCTTGCCGCGCCCCTGTCAACCAAATCAAGCGCGGCGGTGTTATCCCTGGTACCGACGCACCACCGGTGCTCGGCCTACACAGGGGAGGACCGATCCATGGCCGTACGCCGCCGTACCGCATCCCGCCGCTCCACGACGACCACCGCCGTCGCACTGGCCACCGCCGCGCTGGCAGCGTCCCTGCTCACCGCCTGCGGAACGGTCGAGAAGGCCGTCGGCTGCGCCAAGATCGCCACAACCTTCGCCAACGACCTGGACCAGCTCAGGCAGGACCTGAGCAACGCGGCCGACAGCCCACAGGACGCCCAGCGCGCCGTCGACCGCCTCAACAAGGACCTCGGCAAGATCCAGAAGTCCACCGACGACCCGGACGTCCAAAAGGCACTCACCGACCTGACCAAGGCCCTGGACAAGGCCGACGACGCGGTACGCGACGGCAAGGTCCCCGACCTGGACGGACTGAAGGACGCGGCCGGCTCGCTCACGAAGACGTGCACGCCGGGGTAGGCGTCGGGACCTTGACCCGTACGCCTGCATAAGCACCGCGATCCGTACGCCTGGATAAGCACCAGGACCCGCACGCCTGCTCAAGCACCAGGGATCCGCGCGCCTGGATAATCGGGGCCTATGAAGCGCCTGATCCTAGCCACCCGCAACGCCGGCAAAATCACCGAACTCCGCGCCATCCTCGACGCCGCCGACCTCGACGTAGAGCTGGTCGGCGCCGACGCGTACCCGGACGTCCCCGACGTCAAGGAAACCGGCGTCACCTTCGCCGAGAACGCCCTCCTGAAGGCCCACGCCCTCGCCCGGGCCACCGGCCACCCGGCCGTCGCCGACGACTCCGGGCTGTGCGTCGACGTCCTGGGCGGCGCGCCCGGCATCTTCTCGGCCCGCTGGGCGGGCCGGCACGGCGATGACCGGGCCAACCTCGACCTGCTCCTCGCCCAGCTCTCGGACATCGCCGACGGCCACCGCGCGGCGCACTTCGCGTGCGCCGCGGCGCTCGCCCTGCCCGACGGCACGGAACGCGTCGTCGAGGGCCGCCTCGAAGGCACCCTCCGCCACACTCCCGCCGGCACCGGCGGCTTCGGCTACGACCCGATCCTCCAGCCCCTCGGCGACACCCGCACCTGCGCCGAACTCACCGCCGACGAGAAGAACGCCATCAGCCACCGCGGCAAGGCGTTCCGGGGGCTGGTGCCGGTGGTGCGGGAGTTGTTGGGCTGAGGGCCCACACCCCGCCGTACGCCGAAGGCCCGGCCCCGTGCGTTCACGGGACCGGGCCTTCGATTCAAAGGCGTGCGGCCGGAGGGACTCGAACCCTCAAGGGATTTCTCCCACAGCATCCTAAGTGCTGCGCGTAGGCCAATTCCGCCACGGCCGCGTCCACGCCATGGTACTGGTGGCGCGGCCGTGTGATCCATGGGCTTAGCGGAAGGAAGCAGGCCGAGCGCCACCTCGGCACCATGTTCGAGTTGCCGCGTGGCAGTTGGGACACAGCAGGCGGAGGTTTTCGGTGCGATCGTCGCTCCAGTCGCCGTTGATGTGGTCGACTTCCAGCGTCAGGGGTTTGCCGGTCCATACCGGGCCGGTCCCGCAGGTGGCGCAGCGCTCGGGCACCCCGGTCTGCCGGAGGGCTCGCCGCAGCAGGACCGTTTTCGTCCGACGCACCCCGTCGTGCTTCACCAGGATCTGTTCGGGCGGCTTCATGGGCGTGGGACTCGGTTTTCCTCGGCGATGGGCTTGGCCCAGGAAATGGGCGGTACTGAGGCCGTCCTCGGCGATCCACTGGTACAGGAGGTGCCGAGTCCGCGTGTTGTCGGGGCGGTCCAGCTTGCGCACGACGTCGGCCACCGACATCGAGGCGGAAACGGCCTCACAGAGCGCGTCCCGCGTCGGCCGGGGTCGGTTCCTCTCGTACGCGCGCCGCTTCGGGAAGTGTGAGATGTCGATGCCGAACTGCTCGAATCGGCGGCGCAGATACCGGCGCAGGCGCCCGTAAGGCTGGGTGCCGAAGAAGACGATGACCTCATCGAGGCTGGAGCAACTCTTGGCCGCCTCCGCCAGCAATTCCGGCGTGTATTTGGTGACGCTGCTCATGCCACCGCCTTGGCGGGCATTGCGGTGGTCGGGCGCTGCCTCTTGTTGCGTCCTCGATAGGAGTCCGTCACCGAATGGCAGTTGGGGCAAAGAATCCGCAAGTTCTCTGGGCGGTTGTTCCGCCAGTTTCCGTCGATGTGATCAACTTCCAGGGGAATGGCGCTGCCGTGCCAGACTGGCCCTGTGCCGCATCGAGCACACCTCTCCTCGACGCCGCGGGCCAGAATCGCCGCCTTCAGGCGGCTGCTCGGCACCCGGCGGGCACCGGTGGCCGGCATTTCCGTCAGCAAGTCACCGCCGCAGCGGCGGAGGGAAGTGCGCTTCGTGCGGCTTCTGCGCGTGAAATGTGAAGTATCGATTCCCAGCGAGCGGATGCGGCGGCTGATGTGTGTGTGATTGCCGCCCACCTCGTCGAGGCCGAGATACCGCAGTACCTCATAGATGTTCGTGGAGGAAGCCACCGCAGGCTCCAGTACTTCTTTGGTCCAGCGAACACCCTCGCTGACGAAGTGTGAGGTGTCGACCTTCATCAGCCGCATGCGCTCACGGATGTAAGCACGCGCCGCCCCCTTCGGATCCACCCCTAACGCGACCAATGCCTCCGACAACGTACGGGACGAAGCCGCCGCCTCGGCCAAACGCTCGCGGGTGTAAGGACTGACCGGCATGTGACCCCCCGTTACTTGCTCCGGCCGTGTATCGGCCGTGAGTAGCACCCTCGAACTGCTCAACGACCTCACCCCCACCCGGTTACGCCATCCGGCCCAAAAAACGCCGGCGGCCCCCGCCCGACAAGGGCGAGGGCCGTGGTGCGAAGCCCGACCGATCAGAACCCCCTCAGAACCGAGGATCCGGCGACTGCGCCGTGACGATCTCCACCGCTTCCTCCTTGGTGGCGACGGCGGGCGGGGAGCCCTCCAGGGGCTGTTGGGCGGTTTCCTTCATGCAGGCCACGGCGATGGCGCCGATGAGGGCGGCGCCCATCGCGTAGTAGGCGGGGATCATGTCGTTGCCGTCGGCGGCGTCCATGAGGGCGGTGATGACGAGGGGGGTGGTGCCGCCGAAGAGGGAGACGGCAAGGTTGTAGCCGATGGACAGGGAGCCGTAGCGGACGCTGGTGGGGAAGAGGGCCGGGAGGGCGGCGGACATGGTGCCCAGGAGGCAGACCAGGCAGAGGCCCAGGATCAGCATGCCGGGGATGATCGCGGCCAGGCTGCCCGCCTTGACCAGCAGGAACGCGGGGACGGAGAGGAGGAAGAAGCCGAGCATGCCGGTCATGAGCAGGGGCTTGCGGCCGAAGCGGTCGTTGAGCTTGCCGACGGAGCTGATGATGCACATCAGGATGACCATGGTGCCGATGACGATCAGCAGACCGTGCGCCTCGTCGTAGTGGAGGGTGTCGGTCAGGTAGGTCGGCATGTAGGACAGCAGCATGTAGTGGCAGATGTTGTACGCGCCGACGAGGGCGATGCACAGGATCAGCATGGGCCACTG includes:
- a CDS encoding SCO1431 family membrane protein, with the translated sequence MTTSAATATTGARTRTGGPKDDSNLLEHIVGWTLVVVLAMLLTQTGLV
- the rdgB gene encoding RdgB/HAM1 family non-canonical purine NTP pyrophosphatase — encoded protein: MKRLILATRNAGKITELRAILDAADLDVELVGADAYPDVPDVKETGVTFAENALLKAHALARATGHPAVADDSGLCVDVLGGAPGIFSARWAGRHGDDRANLDLLLAQLSDIADGHRAAHFACAAALALPDGTERVVEGRLEGTLRHTPAGTGGFGYDPILQPLGDTRTCAELTADEKNAISHRGKAFRGLVPVVRELLG
- a CDS encoding HNH endonuclease, with product MSSVTKYTPELLAEAAKSCSSLDEVIVFFGTQPYGRLRRYLRRRFEQFGIDISHFPKRRAYERNRPRPTRDALCEAVSASMSVADVVRKLDRPDNTRTRHLLYQWIAEDGLSTAHFLGQAHRRGKPSPTPMKPPEQILVKHDGVRRTKTVLLRRALRQTGVPERCATCGTGPVWTGKPLTLEVDHINGDWSDDRTENLRLLCPNCHAATRTWCRGGARPASFR
- a CDS encoding HNH endonuclease signature motif containing protein translates to MPVSPYTRERLAEAAASSRTLSEALVALGVDPKGAARAYIRERMRLMKVDTSHFVSEGVRWTKEVLEPAVASSTNIYEVLRYLGLDEVGGNHTHISRRIRSLGIDTSHFTRRSRTKRTSLRRCGGDLLTEMPATGARRVPSSRLKAAILARGVEERCARCGTGPVWHGSAIPLEVDHIDGNWRNNRPENLRILCPNCHSVTDSYRGRNKRQRPTTAMPAKAVA